AAACTCATTCCGGCTGGAACGACCGCATCAGTTCGGCGTCGTTGAATTTCGATCCGTCGCGTGGCCGGGAAGGTACGCCACTCCTAGGGTAAGCACCCCGACCTCGCGCCTCCACAGAACCTCGCCCGTGTCGATACGGATCGCTGCCACACCGCCGGGCTCGGCTACCCGACCCTCCCAGGTCACATAGGCGATCTCGCCAACGGGGTCGAGCGCGACTCCGTGCGGAAAATCCGCATCGGCCAGTTCGACGCGTCGCACTTCCGCCAGGGTCGCAGAGTTGAGCACCGACATCGAGCCGTCCAGTCGGTTGGCCACCACCAACACCCTTCCGCTCGCCGAGCCCGCGATCTGAGCCGGACCCTGCCCGACCTCGACCGCGCCGTCGGGGTCACCCGTCCGAGAGAAAGCCCGCACCTCACTGGTTCGGGCCATGGTCACATAGAAGTGGCTGCCATCCGGACTCCACGCCACGTTCATCGGCTGATAACGCGGCGCGCCGGCCGGGCCGCGCACTGGTCCGACGGAAAAGCGTGTGAGCGTATGGCCTGAGGCCACGTCCATCAGCGCGATCTCGTCGGACAGGGAACAGGTGACGGCAACTCGCTCCCCGCGCGGGTCGACCGCGGCGTGGTGCGGAGCGGGGCAGACCACGGGAAGGGCTGCCACGGTAAGGTCGTCTACGTCCACGACCGCCAC
This portion of the Gemmatimonadota bacterium genome encodes:
- a CDS encoding YncE family protein, with the translated sequence MLYRLAAVAAALLATTCGGSPNVSPHREAPRLYVTSGFTDEVHVLDARDGTILHTISIDRRRAETDEPHGVTVSPDGRHWYATLAHGHPTLWKYETHGDRLVGRLSLDMPGAARVELTPDGSRAFIPDYWRGGLGEESRVAVVDVDDLTVAALPVVCPAPHHAAVDPRGERVAVTCSLSDEIALMDVASGHTLTRFSVGPVRGPAGAPRYQPMNVAWSPDGSHFYVTMARTSEVRAFSRTGDPDGAVEVGQGPAQIAGSASGRVLVVANRLDGSMSVLNSATLAEVRRVELADADFPHGVALDPVGEIAYVTWEGRVAEPGGVAAIRIDTGEVLWRREVGVLTLGVAYLPGHATDRNSTTPN